A single region of the Arthrobacter sp. zg-Y820 genome encodes:
- a CDS encoding ABC transporter substrate-binding protein — protein MSRSLSTRAGTLVTAVVVTIGLSGCAAEDQEGNVPAAAAGGNYPVTVENCGTEVVFEQRPERGVLLRSAAVPYLHELGVLDDVITARAGAYPRGYYDDKTWAELEQIPMLSDELDASGHLQISKEAVLAQRPQIVLGEAANVSRDSLAAAGIPLMEEPGLCPVPPADPSFDGIFEQMRTYGSIFDVPEEAEAAVTRLETQLSEVLADVDPNEKRTAAVLYPTIGGGVPYAYGTSSMAHPQLEAAGFTDVFADVEERVFEVTAEELVGRNPDVLVLLYSDGDPVKVKESVTGLNGAGAIGAVREDQILVQPFNFTEPSSPLVIDGLARIVERFQR, from the coding sequence ATGTCCCGTTCCCTCAGCACCCGCGCCGGTACCCTCGTCACGGCGGTCGTAGTGACGATCGGCCTGTCCGGCTGCGCCGCGGAGGACCAAGAGGGAAACGTGCCTGCCGCCGCTGCCGGCGGAAATTACCCGGTCACTGTCGAGAACTGCGGCACGGAAGTCGTCTTCGAGCAGCGGCCGGAACGGGGAGTGCTGCTGAGGTCCGCCGCGGTGCCGTACCTGCACGAGCTTGGAGTGCTCGACGACGTCATCACTGCGCGCGCCGGCGCCTACCCCCGCGGCTACTACGACGACAAGACATGGGCTGAGCTGGAGCAGATCCCGATGCTCAGCGACGAATTGGATGCCTCCGGACATCTGCAGATTTCCAAGGAAGCCGTCCTGGCACAGCGGCCGCAGATCGTCCTGGGGGAGGCAGCGAACGTCAGCCGGGACTCCCTGGCGGCTGCCGGCATCCCGCTGATGGAGGAACCCGGACTGTGCCCCGTGCCGCCGGCAGACCCGTCCTTTGACGGCATCTTTGAGCAGATGCGCACCTACGGCAGCATCTTCGACGTCCCGGAGGAAGCCGAGGCCGCCGTGACGCGCCTGGAAACGCAGCTGTCCGAGGTGCTGGCGGACGTCGATCCGAACGAGAAACGCACCGCGGCCGTCCTGTATCCGACGATCGGCGGGGGCGTTCCGTACGCCTATGGAACGTCGTCCATGGCCCACCCGCAGCTCGAGGCGGCCGGATTCACCGACGTCTTTGCCGACGTCGAGGAACGCGTCTTCGAAGTGACCGCCGAGGAACTGGTCGGCCGCAATCCGGACGTCCTGGTTCTGCTCTATTCCGACGGGGATCCGGTGAAGGTGAAGGAGTCGGTCACCGGACTGAACGGAGCCGGCGCGATCGGCGCCGTCCGAGAGGACCAGATCCTCGTGCAGCCCTTCAATTTCACCGAGCCGTCGAGTCCGTTGGTGATTGACGGCCTTGCCCGCATTGTGGAGCGGTTTCAGCGGTGA
- a CDS encoding FAD-binding protein: MNAAGSNTDRFDVVVVGFGGAGAAAAIEAADNGARVLVLDRAYGGGASALSGGVVYAGGGTAQQREAGYDDDPENLYAYLRQEARDAVDESTLRRFCEQSPGMITWLEKQGASFAGSVPSYKTSYPTDRHYLYYSGNEKAYPYNESARPAPRGHRTVAKGLASGKVLWTKLAESAVRKGVTFIPLAQVTDLIIEDGAVVGLKYRVLDESHPNAAEHRKLTKRSGKIGNFAPDLVKKTVTKIERLWDGGAEAREVRAPAVILAAGGFIYNKEWVAKYAPQFTKISPLGTPADDGAGITLGVTAGGDVARMGNVTAWRFLSPPSAFIEGITVGLDGQRIQNEDLYGATHGDVMMRNFGGKGWAVYDAVSWDKARRQFWSQTQIFQKLQVIYLFALGHKTARTVSALAAKIGVDPDGLQKSVDVYNAGIASGQGDPAHKAPELCQPILKPPFRAFNISDDSSPFLPIPGLTLGGLLVDGASGLVKREDGTPIHGLYAAGRNAVGVCSNSYISGLSLADCFFSGRRAGAHAALQATKPGASAA, translated from the coding sequence GTGAACGCAGCAGGCAGCAACACTGACCGGTTCGACGTCGTCGTGGTGGGATTCGGCGGTGCCGGCGCAGCGGCGGCGATCGAGGCCGCTGACAACGGGGCGCGGGTCCTGGTTCTGGACCGTGCCTACGGCGGCGGCGCGAGTGCGCTGTCCGGCGGTGTGGTGTACGCCGGCGGCGGCACGGCACAGCAGCGCGAAGCCGGCTACGACGACGACCCGGAGAACCTGTACGCCTACCTCAGGCAGGAGGCACGCGACGCCGTCGACGAGTCCACCCTGCGCCGGTTCTGCGAACAGAGCCCGGGGATGATCACCTGGCTCGAAAAGCAGGGCGCATCCTTCGCGGGAAGCGTTCCTTCCTACAAAACGTCCTACCCCACCGACCGGCACTACCTGTACTACTCCGGCAACGAAAAGGCCTACCCGTACAACGAGTCCGCCCGGCCGGCACCGCGCGGCCACCGAACGGTCGCGAAGGGACTGGCCTCCGGCAAAGTGCTGTGGACAAAACTTGCCGAGTCAGCGGTGCGCAAGGGGGTCACTTTCATTCCGCTGGCCCAGGTGACCGATCTGATCATCGAGGACGGCGCCGTCGTCGGCTTGAAGTACCGCGTGCTGGACGAGTCCCATCCGAACGCTGCGGAGCATCGCAAGCTGACCAAGCGCTCCGGGAAGATCGGCAACTTTGCCCCCGACCTGGTCAAGAAGACGGTGACAAAAATAGAGCGGCTGTGGGACGGCGGGGCGGAGGCGCGGGAGGTGCGGGCCCCGGCCGTCATCCTGGCCGCCGGAGGGTTCATTTACAACAAGGAGTGGGTGGCGAAGTATGCTCCGCAGTTCACGAAAATCTCGCCGCTGGGCACGCCCGCCGACGACGGCGCCGGCATCACCCTCGGTGTGACCGCCGGGGGAGACGTGGCACGGATGGGCAACGTCACCGCGTGGCGGTTCCTGTCACCGCCCAGTGCCTTTATCGAGGGCATCACCGTGGGCCTGGACGGACAGCGGATCCAGAACGAGGACCTGTACGGCGCAACGCACGGGGATGTGATGATGCGGAACTTCGGCGGCAAGGGCTGGGCGGTGTACGACGCCGTGAGCTGGGACAAAGCGCGGCGCCAGTTCTGGTCGCAGACCCAGATCTTCCAGAAGCTGCAGGTGATCTACCTGTTTGCGCTCGGGCACAAAACGGCCAGGACCGTCAGCGCGCTCGCGGCGAAGATCGGCGTGGACCCGGACGGGCTGCAGAAAAGCGTCGATGTGTACAACGCCGGCATAGCCTCCGGCCAGGGCGACCCCGCGCACAAGGCCCCGGAGCTCTGCCAGCCGATCCTGAAGCCGCCCTTCCGCGCCTTCAACATCTCGGACGACTCCTCACCCTTCCTGCCCATCCCGGGCCTGACGCTCGGCGGCCTTCTTGTCGACGGAGCATCAGGGCTTGTAAAACGGGAGGACGGGACACCGATTCACGGCCTGTATGCCGCCGGACGCAACGCGGTGGGCGTGTGCTCGAACAGCTACATCAGCGGTCTTTCGCTGGCCGATTGCTTCTTCAGCGGCCGGCGGGCAGGCGCCCACGCAGCTCTGCAGGCAACCAAACCGGGAGCATCAGCGGCCTAG
- a CDS encoding dihydrofolate reductase family protein, producing MNQMLRIDGFSMSLDGYGAGPDQSLANPLGVGAEPLHDWIFATRTFADRFGMDGRGEGIDDGFVRAQFTDIGASIMGRNMFGPVRGPWAGEETWNGWWGEDPPYHHPVFVLTNHPREPVEMDGGTTFHFVTGGIEEARQRALAAAEGKDVWIGGGISTIRQYLRAGLIDRIHLAVIPTLLGSGERLLDDIAGPDGSIPYYEPTGMTAGENAVHIQLARAEPEHGQQPSA from the coding sequence ATGAACCAAATGCTGCGGATCGACGGATTTTCGATGTCACTCGACGGGTACGGTGCCGGCCCGGACCAGAGCCTGGCCAATCCCCTTGGCGTCGGGGCGGAACCGCTCCACGACTGGATATTCGCCACGCGCACGTTCGCTGACCGTTTCGGAATGGACGGCCGCGGCGAAGGCATTGACGATGGCTTTGTCCGCGCTCAGTTCACTGACATCGGCGCCTCCATTATGGGCAGGAACATGTTCGGACCGGTGCGCGGGCCGTGGGCCGGTGAGGAGACCTGGAACGGGTGGTGGGGAGAGGACCCTCCCTACCACCACCCCGTGTTCGTGCTGACGAACCACCCGCGGGAGCCAGTGGAAATGGACGGCGGCACCACGTTCCACTTTGTCACCGGCGGAATTGAGGAGGCCCGGCAGCGGGCGCTGGCCGCAGCAGAGGGCAAGGACGTATGGATTGGCGGGGGAATCAGCACGATCCGCCAGTACCTGCGGGCAGGGCTTATCGACAGGATCCACCTCGCCGTCATTCCGACCCTGCTCGGCAGCGGTGAACGGCTGCTGGACGACATTGCCGGCCCGGACGGCAGCATCCCGTACTACGAGCCCACCGGGATGACGGCCGGCGAGAACGCCGTGCACATCCAGCTGGCCAGGGCGGAACCGGAACACGGTCAGCAACCATCCGCTTGA
- a CDS encoding GNAT family N-acetyltransferase: MIEVHPATADRFEHVSAILSPGSPESDACWCLSYRIPSAEFHALTGPERPARLRRCAEEGTPPGVIAYDDGEPAGWCSVSPRASHHRLTRSRTIPTVDEIPVWSVVCFVVRPPFRRRGISRHLLDGAIEYARSRGAPALEGYPIDPGGSRISAALAYTGTTGLFEAAGFERVLETTSKSGGRTRWLMRLMLS, translated from the coding sequence ATGATTGAGGTGCATCCGGCCACGGCCGACCGGTTCGAACACGTTTCAGCCATCCTGTCACCGGGAAGTCCGGAATCCGACGCGTGCTGGTGCCTGAGCTACCGGATTCCCAGCGCGGAGTTCCACGCCCTGACCGGTCCGGAACGTCCGGCCCGGCTTCGCCGCTGCGCGGAGGAGGGCACACCGCCCGGAGTCATTGCCTACGACGACGGTGAGCCGGCGGGCTGGTGCTCGGTCAGCCCTCGCGCCAGCCACCACAGGCTGACGCGCTCACGGACCATTCCGACCGTGGACGAGATCCCGGTGTGGAGTGTGGTGTGCTTCGTTGTCCGGCCCCCGTTCCGCCGCCGGGGCATCTCACGTCATCTGCTCGACGGCGCCATCGAGTACGCCCGGTCCCGCGGCGCTCCGGCACTGGAGGGCTATCCCATCGACCCCGGCGGCAGCCGGATCAGCGCCGCCCTCGCCTACACGGGCACGACCGGACTGTTTGAAGCGGCAGGTTTCGAGCGCGTGCTGGAGACGACGTCGAAATCCGGCGGCAGGACGCGCTGGCTGATGCGGCTGATGCTGAGCTGA
- a CDS encoding PQQ-dependent sugar dehydrogenase, whose product MGPRRKRRRRMAGLAAAALAFTALPGCTAEPDGPGERTSASASPGSSLGAAELGEPEVLAAGLDAPWSIAFHEGVPLLSERDSGRILELDHAGAAREVAVIDDAAGRGEGGLLGITVRDGFLYAYFTAGGENRIERRELTGGSGSLALGPAETVLEGIPSGPIHNGGRIAFGPDGMLYAATGDAGGRGSAQDLDALSGKILRMTPDGDAPEDNPFPGSLVYSYGHRNPQGIAWDSAGTLYASEFGQNTWDELNVIRPGGNYGWPEVEGMAGEDGFTDPLQQWEPGEASPSGIAVAGGAIFITNLRGERLREVPLDDLGSSAEHLAGEYGRLRDAVTAPDGRLWILTNNTDGRGTPGAGDDRLLVLSVKQGG is encoded by the coding sequence ATGGGCCCCAGAAGGAAACGGCGACGCCGGATGGCGGGCTTGGCGGCCGCGGCCCTCGCCTTCACGGCGCTGCCCGGCTGCACCGCCGAACCTGACGGCCCCGGGGAGCGGACCTCCGCGTCCGCTTCGCCGGGGTCGTCCCTCGGTGCCGCGGAACTCGGCGAACCCGAGGTCCTCGCTGCCGGCCTCGACGCACCCTGGTCGATCGCCTTCCATGAGGGAGTTCCGCTGCTCAGCGAACGCGACTCCGGCCGGATCCTGGAACTCGACCATGCGGGAGCCGCCCGCGAGGTGGCGGTGATCGATGATGCCGCCGGGCGGGGAGAAGGCGGGCTCCTTGGCATAACCGTGCGGGACGGGTTTCTCTACGCCTACTTCACCGCGGGCGGCGAGAACCGCATTGAGCGCCGCGAGCTGACCGGCGGATCCGGCTCGCTGGCCCTGGGCCCCGCCGAGACCGTTTTGGAGGGCATTCCGTCCGGCCCCATCCACAACGGCGGCCGGATAGCGTTCGGGCCCGACGGCATGCTGTACGCCGCCACCGGAGACGCCGGCGGACGCGGCAGCGCACAGGACCTTGACGCGCTTTCGGGCAAGATTCTGCGAATGACCCCGGACGGCGATGCTCCGGAAGACAACCCGTTCCCCGGGTCCCTTGTCTACAGTTATGGACACCGCAACCCGCAGGGCATCGCCTGGGACAGCGCCGGCACCCTCTACGCCAGTGAGTTCGGGCAGAACACCTGGGATGAATTGAACGTGATTCGGCCCGGCGGGAACTACGGCTGGCCCGAGGTCGAAGGGATGGCCGGCGAGGATGGATTCACCGACCCGTTGCAGCAGTGGGAGCCGGGGGAGGCCAGCCCCAGCGGCATAGCGGTTGCGGGCGGGGCAATCTTCATCACGAATCTCCGCGGGGAACGGCTGCGGGAGGTGCCCCTGGATGACCTCGGCAGCTCAGCCGAACACCTGGCCGGCGAGTACGGGCGGCTCCGGGACGCCGTCACCGCCCCCGACGGCAGGCTCTGGATTCTCACCAACAACACCGACGGCCGCGGCACCCCGGGGGCCGGGGACGACCGCCTCCTGGTTCTCAGCGTCAAACAGGGCGGCTGA
- a CDS encoding ABC transporter ATP-binding protein, with the protein MISASGVGFAFGDRAVLEAVDFDAPHGQVLGLVGPNGSGKTTLLRTLYSSLAGNNGTVLIDGEELTSLSAREIARRVAVVVQEVSADLPLLVSDMVLLGRTPHRSGFGRRGPADEQIAASALTQVGALQLAGEAFDSLSGGERQRVLIARALAQETTHLLLDEPTNHLDVRYQHEVLDLVRSLAVREERTVIVVLHDLNLAARYCDRILLLEAGRVAAAGTPDEVLAPEHLEPVYGVSVRRLELEDGFQLVFRPLKSLTPAPGSTPVPTPVPTPVRVPGPRARST; encoded by the coding sequence GTGATTTCCGCCAGCGGGGTGGGCTTCGCATTCGGCGACCGCGCAGTGCTGGAGGCTGTCGATTTTGACGCTCCGCACGGGCAGGTCCTTGGTCTCGTCGGGCCCAACGGGTCCGGCAAGACCACGCTGCTGCGCACCCTGTACTCCTCGCTCGCGGGCAATAACGGAACGGTGCTGATTGACGGGGAGGAACTTACGTCGCTGTCGGCGCGCGAAATCGCCCGGCGGGTCGCCGTCGTCGTGCAGGAGGTTTCGGCTGACCTGCCCCTGCTGGTGTCGGACATGGTGCTGCTCGGCCGGACCCCGCACCGCTCCGGGTTCGGTCGCAGGGGCCCCGCCGACGAGCAGATAGCGGCCTCGGCTCTGACCCAGGTGGGTGCGCTCCAGCTGGCCGGTGAGGCGTTCGACAGCCTGTCGGGCGGTGAGCGCCAGCGGGTGCTCATCGCCCGTGCCCTGGCCCAGGAGACGACGCATCTTCTGCTGGATGAACCGACCAACCACCTGGATGTGCGTTACCAGCACGAGGTGCTCGACCTGGTCCGGTCCCTGGCCGTGCGGGAGGAGCGGACCGTCATCGTTGTCCTGCATGATCTGAACCTTGCGGCACGTTACTGCGACCGGATCCTGCTGCTGGAAGCGGGCCGGGTGGCAGCCGCGGGCACGCCGGATGAGGTCCTGGCGCCGGAGCACCTGGAACCGGTCTACGGCGTCTCCGTCCGCCGGCTTGAACTCGAAGACGGCTTCCAGCTGGTCTTCCGGCCCCTCAAATCGTTGACCCCGGCTCCAGGCTCAACGCCGGTTCCGACGCCGGTTCCGACGCCGGTTCGGGTGCCCGGGCCGCGGGCCAGGAGCACCTGA
- a CDS encoding TetR family transcriptional regulator encodes MEDPPRRGRPPLADTADLRAKAFGVILRLGYQQSSMSRIANELGVSVRTLHRYFPAKADIVWGGIETSLEALGRGLRHADRQLPLIEAITAVVVAVFDQNEEEIPVDRARLRLIATTPELRAARTETYELWREEISEFIGARLGSPAGSLTPRVMGAAVQTTVSEALAWWALHDAADSPRDVVARALRGFDAVTALPPGSRER; translated from the coding sequence ATGGAAGATCCACCGCGGCGGGGCCGGCCCCCGCTGGCCGACACCGCGGATCTGCGCGCCAAGGCGTTCGGAGTCATCCTGCGCCTGGGATACCAGCAGTCCTCCATGAGCCGCATCGCCAACGAGCTGGGAGTCAGCGTGCGGACGCTGCACCGCTATTTCCCGGCGAAGGCGGACATCGTCTGGGGCGGCATCGAGACTTCGCTGGAGGCCCTCGGCCGGGGACTGCGTCACGCCGACCGCCAGCTGCCCCTCATCGAGGCGATCACCGCCGTCGTTGTGGCTGTCTTTGACCAGAACGAGGAGGAAATCCCGGTCGATCGGGCCCGCCTCCGGCTGATCGCCACGACGCCCGAGCTGCGGGCCGCCCGCACGGAGACCTACGAGCTGTGGAGGGAGGAAATTTCCGAATTCATTGGCGCCAGGCTGGGCTCGCCGGCCGGCAGCCTCACGCCCCGGGTGATGGGGGCGGCTGTGCAGACGACGGTCTCCGAGGCCCTGGCCTGGTGGGCGCTGCACGACGCCGCCGACAGTCCCCGTGACGTTGTCGCCCGGGCACTTCGGGGCTTCGACGCCGTGACCGCACTCCCGCCAGGGTCCCGGGAGCGGTGA
- a CDS encoding iron ABC transporter permease, with the protein MSKVIRTAPLLGPDPLRRGKRRRNNTVLIAALAAALLVSMVLGVAIGPVWIEPRDVLRVVWSHLTGAGAPGAGSVADVIVWDVRLPRVLMGVAVGAGLAVCGAALQAMVRNMLADPYLLGINSGASAGAAATILFGFGAGLGQHALAGSAFIGALAASLLVFVVARAAGRITSVRLLLAGVAAGYALSALTSFLIFTSGSAEGARSVMFWLLGSLALSQWGTPLAALGAVVAFTTAILVLWARRLDALAIGDETALALGVRPTRFRTQLLVLVSLCTGFIVAAAGSIGFVGLVIPHLARRLVGAAHAWSIPAAALLGSVFLLWADLLSRMLLQPRELPVGIVTAMLGAPFLLWLVRRMRPAA; encoded by the coding sequence GTGTCCAAAGTTATCCGCACGGCACCGTTGCTTGGCCCCGATCCACTGCGGCGGGGGAAACGCCGGCGGAACAACACGGTGCTCATCGCGGCCCTGGCCGCCGCGCTCCTGGTCAGCATGGTCCTCGGCGTGGCGATCGGCCCGGTATGGATTGAACCGCGCGACGTGCTGCGGGTGGTGTGGAGCCACCTGACCGGTGCGGGTGCGCCCGGGGCAGGCTCCGTTGCCGATGTCATCGTCTGGGATGTGCGCCTGCCCCGCGTGCTCATGGGCGTGGCAGTGGGCGCCGGGCTGGCCGTCTGCGGCGCGGCCCTGCAGGCCATGGTCCGCAACATGCTCGCCGACCCCTATCTGCTCGGCATCAATTCAGGTGCTTCCGCCGGCGCCGCGGCAACCATCCTGTTCGGTTTCGGAGCCGGTCTGGGGCAGCATGCCCTGGCCGGCAGCGCCTTCATCGGTGCGCTCGCAGCGTCACTGCTGGTCTTTGTTGTGGCGCGCGCCGCCGGCCGGATTACTTCGGTCCGCCTGCTGCTGGCCGGAGTCGCGGCCGGATACGCACTGTCCGCCCTCACCAGCTTCCTGATCTTTACCTCCGGCTCGGCCGAGGGCGCCCGCTCGGTAATGTTTTGGCTGCTCGGTTCCCTCGCCCTGTCACAGTGGGGGACACCGCTGGCCGCCCTGGGGGCCGTCGTTGCGTTCACGACTGCAATCCTGGTCCTGTGGGCGCGCCGGCTGGATGCCCTGGCCATCGGCGACGAAACAGCGTTGGCTCTGGGCGTGCGGCCGACACGGTTCCGAACCCAGCTGCTCGTCCTCGTATCCCTGTGTACGGGCTTCATCGTGGCAGCTGCCGGCAGCATCGGATTCGTCGGCCTCGTCATTCCCCATCTGGCCCGCCGCCTTGTGGGGGCCGCTCATGCCTGGTCCATACCGGCCGCCGCCCTGCTGGGCTCGGTCTTCCTCCTTTGGGCCGATCTGCTCTCGCGCATGCTGCTGCAACCGCGCGAGCTGCCCGTCGGCATCGTGACCGCAATGCTTGGGGCTCCGTTCCTGCTCTGGCTCGTTCGCCGAATGCGTCCCGCTGCATGA
- a CDS encoding AAA family ATPase, with amino-acid sequence MKGAALVEFLGRRAERAAVDNLLSRARAGLSGAIVVRGEAGIGKTVLLEHVSGAAESSGFRVVSSVGVESETQFAFAGLHQLCAPLLDHVGALPEPQRTALGVAFGQQSGTVPDRFLIGLASLNLLAEVAEEGPLLCLVDDAQWLDEASAQVLTFVARRVAAERMALVFALRDPTDRDMGMFDGIPVVCLGRLDETDARALLVAAVHAPLDSGVRDRVIAEACGNPLALMELARSAPAAWLAGGFELPELPGTTHRIEDTFRRRSESLPAPTQALLLVAAVDPTGEVALLRRAAAHLGIDLEAAGFAEAAGLLAIDTQVRFRHPLVRSAIYRAATPLERRRAHGALAAATDSDADPERRAWHRAQAVLGMDEDAAAELVRSAGRARARGGLAASAAFMEQAAKLTPDPAVRAGRALEAAHAKQEAGASEAALELLRVAGAGPLDALQQARLELLRARIAFHLVRDGDGPGLLLDAARSLAPLDPALSRETYLHALEAAIVTGNFSRGRTIPEVTEAARTAPAPTWPQRPVDLLLDGLVATFTQGYTAGVPGRRRALEAFVHEPDADAVDGTNGCRWGWLASRTAMSVFDDESLHSLAIRNVRLTREVGALATLPAALLGQSIMLVLSGELARAAEQNAFATATGAVPLLHAQLALSAWRGRPTETAEVHAAIVRKAGPAHDTEGSLAQYAMAVLHNGLGDYPAAYAAAKRAFESEAWRFNNLAHSEFIEAACRSGRPESAAEALEQLTSRALASGTPWGLGLAARSQALSSTGPAAEEQYREAIEQLARCRMASHLARTHLVYGEWLRREGRRQDAREQLRTAHGLLLDMGAEAFAARAARELRATGEHPRKRTAQPADALTAQEVHIARLVATGATSREVATELFLSPRTIDAHLRSIFRKVGITSRRQLRELPLPR; translated from the coding sequence GTGAAGGGAGCGGCACTGGTGGAGTTCCTGGGTCGGCGCGCCGAGCGCGCAGCAGTCGATAACCTCCTCTCCCGGGCACGGGCCGGGCTAAGCGGGGCAATCGTGGTGCGCGGGGAAGCGGGTATCGGTAAAACGGTGCTGCTGGAGCACGTCAGCGGCGCGGCGGAGAGCTCGGGGTTCCGGGTGGTGTCCTCGGTCGGGGTGGAGTCCGAGACGCAGTTCGCTTTTGCCGGCCTGCATCAGTTGTGTGCACCTCTCCTGGACCACGTTGGTGCCCTGCCCGAGCCGCAGCGGACCGCTCTGGGCGTGGCGTTCGGGCAGCAAAGCGGTACGGTTCCGGACCGGTTCCTGATAGGGCTGGCCAGCCTCAATCTGTTGGCCGAGGTCGCCGAGGAAGGGCCCCTGCTGTGCCTGGTCGACGATGCCCAGTGGCTGGACGAGGCCTCCGCCCAGGTCCTCACGTTCGTGGCGCGGCGGGTGGCGGCCGAGCGGATGGCGCTGGTGTTCGCGCTGCGGGACCCCACCGACCGCGACATGGGCATGTTCGACGGTATACCTGTCGTCTGCCTGGGCCGGCTCGACGAGACCGACGCGCGGGCATTGCTGGTCGCGGCCGTCCACGCACCACTGGACAGCGGGGTGCGCGACCGTGTCATCGCCGAGGCCTGTGGCAACCCTCTGGCGCTAATGGAGTTGGCCCGAAGCGCGCCGGCGGCATGGCTGGCCGGCGGGTTCGAGCTGCCCGAGCTGCCGGGCACCACGCACCGGATCGAGGACACCTTTCGGCGCCGCTCAGAGAGCCTGCCAGCGCCGACGCAAGCGTTACTGCTGGTCGCCGCGGTCGATCCGACCGGCGAGGTGGCGCTGCTGCGCCGTGCGGCCGCGCACTTGGGGATCGACCTCGAAGCGGCCGGGTTCGCGGAAGCCGCCGGACTTCTGGCGATCGATACCCAGGTGCGGTTTCGTCATCCCCTGGTGCGTTCGGCGATTTATCGGGCGGCCACCCCGCTGGAGCGTCGCCGTGCGCACGGCGCGCTGGCTGCCGCCACGGATTCGGACGCAGACCCTGAGCGGCGCGCCTGGCACCGCGCGCAGGCGGTGCTGGGCATGGATGAGGATGCCGCCGCTGAGCTGGTGCGCTCGGCCGGCCGGGCGCGGGCCCGCGGCGGGCTGGCCGCTTCAGCGGCGTTCATGGAGCAGGCGGCCAAGCTGACCCCTGATCCTGCCGTCCGTGCGGGCCGGGCGCTGGAGGCTGCGCATGCCAAGCAGGAGGCTGGTGCGTCCGAGGCTGCCTTGGAACTGCTGAGGGTCGCCGGGGCCGGTCCGCTCGATGCCTTACAGCAGGCACGCCTTGAACTGCTGCGCGCCCGGATCGCGTTTCATCTCGTGAGGGACGGCGACGGGCCTGGACTGTTGCTGGACGCCGCCCGGAGCCTCGCCCCGCTGGATCCGGCGCTGTCCCGCGAGACCTACCTGCACGCGCTCGAAGCGGCGATTGTCACCGGCAACTTCAGCCGCGGCCGTACCATCCCGGAGGTTACCGAGGCCGCCCGGACGGCGCCAGCCCCGACATGGCCGCAGAGGCCGGTGGATCTGCTGCTTGATGGGCTGGTGGCGACGTTCACGCAGGGTTATACGGCCGGCGTGCCGGGACGGCGGAGGGCGTTGGAGGCCTTCGTTCACGAGCCGGATGCTGACGCGGTGGACGGCACCAACGGCTGCCGATGGGGGTGGCTCGCCAGCCGAACTGCGATGTCGGTGTTCGACGACGAGTCACTTCACTCGCTGGCAATCCGTAATGTCAGATTGACCCGGGAAGTCGGCGCCCTGGCCACACTCCCGGCCGCGCTTCTCGGCCAGTCCATCATGCTGGTGCTCTCCGGTGAGCTCGCCCGGGCTGCCGAGCAGAACGCATTCGCGACAGCGACCGGGGCTGTGCCTTTGCTCCACGCGCAGCTCGCCCTCTCTGCCTGGCGCGGCCGTCCAACCGAGACCGCCGAGGTCCACGCGGCCATTGTCCGGAAGGCCGGACCTGCGCACGACACCGAGGGATCCTTGGCGCAGTACGCCATGGCCGTGCTGCACAACGGTTTGGGTGATTACCCTGCGGCTTATGCCGCGGCGAAACGGGCCTTCGAATCCGAAGCGTGGAGGTTCAACAACCTCGCCCATTCTGAATTTATTGAAGCGGCCTGCCGTTCCGGCCGGCCGGAGAGTGCGGCCGAAGCGCTGGAGCAGCTCACCTCCCGGGCCCTCGCCAGCGGCACCCCGTGGGGGCTCGGTCTGGCGGCGCGTTCACAAGCACTGAGCAGCACCGGGCCGGCCGCCGAAGAGCAGTACCGCGAGGCGATCGAGCAGCTCGCCCGCTGCCGGATGGCCTCCCATCTGGCCCGCACCCACCTCGTCTACGGCGAGTGGCTTCGCCGTGAGGGTCGTCGGCAGGACGCCCGCGAACAGCTCCGCACCGCGCACGGGCTGCTGTTGGACATGGGCGCGGAGGCGTTCGCCGCCCGCGCGGCCCGCGAACTGCGCGCCACCGGCGAGCACCCGCGCAAGCGGACCGCTCAGCCGGCCGATGCGCTCACTGCCCAGGAGGTGCACATCGCGCGTCTGGTGGCCACCGGCGCAACCTCCCGCGAAGTGGCTACAGAGCTCTTTCTCAGCCCCCGCACGATTGACGCCCATCTGCGCAGCATCTTCCGCAAGGTCGGTATTACCTCCCGCCGGCAACTCCGGGAGCTGCCCCTTCCCCGATGA